The window taacaaatacaatgttattttcagtaaacttaaaaatttaatgatcATAAACGAATTGTAAAGTTATAGATAATGGttaagataatataataaaacaaagaGATTTAAAGCTTTTTTAAAAGAGATACAAACCATCATGTTGTGTGGCTGCAGGTGATTGCTGTGGCGGCCCTGCTGGCCATCCCCGCCAGCGGACAGTGCGGCTGTGGACACAGCGGCTGGGGGTATCCCAGTGTGGCTGTCCAGCCACTCTTGTATCCCTCTCTGTCCGCACCATGGAGCTACCCCAGTTACACCGCAGCACCGGCAGCCACTGGCTCTGCAGCGTCTTCCTCCAGCTCTTCCGCCGCTAGTGGAGTAGGAGGCAGCGCGTCTTCGTCGTCAGCTGCTTCAGCCGCGGCGTCCGGGTACCCAGGGTACGTCAGTCCGGTGTCGTATCTCCCCGCGAGTCCAGTGTCGTATCTCCCTCCTGTTTCTCCAGTAGCACCACTGATACCCTCATACGGCGGAGGATGTGGAGGGTATGGTTTGGGAGCCGGCATTGGCAACCTGTGGGGAGTTGGCAACATCTGGGGAGGATATGGCTACCCTAGCGGAATTGTGTCAGGTATTGGTTCTTCTGGAGCATCTTCATCATCCAGCTCTTCAGCGGCTAGTGGCCTTGGAAGTGCTTCGTCTTCTTCATCTGCTTCTGCGAGCGCATCTAACCCTGGATATGGATATGGATTAGCATCTCCTTACGTCTCCGTGGCACCGATCGCACCATCTTACCCAATTGCGCAAATCGCACCATCTTTCCCCGTTGCACCAATTGTTCCATCTTACCCTATTGCTCCTATTGCACCATCTTTCCCTATTGCACCTATTGTGCCATCCTACCCCGTTGCACCAATCGTGCCGACTTGCTCCGTGACACCGACCCTGCCAATCGCCCCCATAGCTCCCGCTGCACCTTCTTGGGGCGGTATTGTTGGTGGGTACGGAATCGGCTCTGGTATCGGCGGTGTCTGGGGAGGATACGGCCTCCCCGGGGCTGCGTCCAGCGCCTCCGCCGCTGCTGCACTCGGCGGTCTCTCCGGCGGCCTTATCGGAGGATACGGATACCCTTCTGTCGGCGTGGGAGCTGCCTCCTCGGCCAGCGCTGCTGGTGTCGGGCTGGGCGGCCTCTACCCCCAACCCTGCTACTGAAGATTAATGATGCTAAACTACTAATCTGTATTATTTTTGctcaaaattaattgaaaattttatgtgaagttttgacatttttttttcatacctgtaaataattcatgttttattttacatcactctctaaaattaagtttgtaataacaatttgaaaaaattttacaaaataaattatttcattcgtAAATACGAATAATGCttttattacacattaaaaaaatgtttttaagttattaataAAGCCTGACCCATATTACCCATTCTTAATCTTAGTGTGGCAActatcatgaaatatatcataaatgtttttttctgatTGGAATAAATTGAGCTTGTTACATAAATTAATGATTAACAAGTGAAAGTAAGATAAACCAcgcattataaaattttaatgttgttttggttTGCAAAAGTTACTGATTTCTGTAATATGATCCTTCTCTTCCTTTGTAAATTGGGGAAAGATTCATCTGTGGTAAGGTGTACCGAGTAATCTTTTTTATTTAGCCAAGGATAGAGTTTAAACTAAAATCCAACATGACAAAATACTTCGAAGACCATTGAAATTTTACGGTTTGGCCTCCTCATAATCGTTTGTAGTTAACTATGCAAAATAAAACCGTAACTTCTCTTTATCTtctaaagtaatattttttgttaatttacgtTATGTTGGATCCTTGCAAAGTCTATATGACCTGataattagaaattaaaatttagagaataatataTGTCCTACTCATAatcaaaatacagtttttaaaatatatatacaacatttTATCTTGTTAAAAGTAATTCTTTGCAATTTAATACTTACATTTGACaacttaaatatgttttaaagtcaTACACTTACATAATAATATCTAAGTGAAATTTATTGGAACTCTAATTGGAACAAGACTGTTTTGTGCATTTCTTGCAAGTAACGCgcaacactgttagaaattacagttatTTTACGGACCTTCAAACGATAATTTAAccgaaataaacgaagagttcttcgtaactTAAAATGATTTAATCTTCGTAGAAAATACGCCCTATCGACCTCAGAGTTGTATGATTATTTCTAAACAAATTTAAAGACACGCTTGGACAAAAAAATTAGTGTTATTGCTGTAGACATAAccattcttgtggattcatgttcaatgTAAGTGAAttaagtgtccgtaaatttatgaagaaccctgcataattttttaaccagcgttcttagTAATTTgaaggtgaatttttttaaactggatGTAAACAGGGCAtctattgttaaaatatataaactttagCTGCAAATTCTAAAAATTTTACGTCTTTCTTTGAGCTAAAATTTTATTTGACAGCGAGGTTTTTAGGTACTGCAAAACACCTCTATACTGATTAGAAATATTGGAAAAGTAATTGGCCATATTCTATAGTAATGAACCATTTCATCATTTTCCTGAAGTGATATAGGCAAACATATATGTAAAATACCGGGATGTGTCTTCACATGTCATTGCCGATTATTCCTTCCATAGTATCCCTGTTATATGCCAATGCGTATTGTCACCTCTTATAACTTCGCTTTCACCAAGAGTTGAAAAAAAGGATCATTGAACAATGTAAAAAGCCAACCACTTAATTTTGACGAGACTATAATATTCACCTGCATTAATGAACGTTTTTCTTCAGCTAAATTTTTGGCTTTGCATCCTAGCTGTACTTGGGCGCGGTCTTAATCCACGATACAGGATATGGCGAAACAAGTTGGGAGAGACTTAGACTAAGGAATTTGGTAGCGATTTCTTTTCCCCCGAGTTTCGTACATACAACAATGCAAAACCCTGTGGTTATGAAGAGTTTGCTTGTTTGTCCAGCCAGTTTTCCTAGGCTTTAGCTTCAAAACTAGttaaaatagtaatttaaaatttctacatAATGGATTTTTcgttgactgaaaaaaaaacgtgtttagAACCTTGCATTAATGTTGAAAAGGTGCCAGATGCTAGATGGGGTATAAATGTTTTGCACAGACACAGAATAGCACGTTGGTCTCGCCCTAGCTGGGTGGCGACATTGGGAACTGTTGCTCGCCCCATTCTACTTGCCGTGTGATGACACCCTTCCCTTCCCCCGTATTAGGTACCATCCCTCCACTCCTTGCATATATGCTGGCCCTGAGACGACCGTCCCGCTATCCCTCTACCTAGTTCGCGTTCCATTTACACACAGCACGTCTTGTGTTGCAATTTTGCGAAATACGTGTTAATATAGGATGTCAGGCACACAGACAAAATAGTGTCCGCGTGCGTAAAACGATTCTGTCGGAATCACTGATTTATAAACACTGTCTGCACGCATTTcctttctttgaatgattctcaCAAGCCATTGAGGCCAATGACCTTCACCTACACCACcatcgttacaattttcgttacggccgccatcttgaaaatccgcaaatatttaattagtaattcgggaaaaaaacacataaatatttaattaataaaatttaataaaaggtTAGATTCAGCCATTTGAAAATTAACAACTTCTGTCAGCTTaggaacttctcctttgttcagtaAGGATAGAGTTCAAGCACAAGGaagattttttgtaaatttttttaaatttaatttttttgtgattcgccgttttttatcagatggaattcaggaaaaaaaagaCAATGTATTACTCAGTTGAAGTCCTACTTCTCTTGCGAtcatgagtgagcatcccgcatcccgcatcccaagaataagcaagttttttttatagaaattgtATCGATTAAATGTTTtaccaatatttaaaattttcccgattatCTAGCTTACAATTTATggcttttcaagatggcgtccataacgaaaagtgcaacggtgtcaTCACAACTTTcaaatttgcaaattttattttttattaaaaaaaattttagttaaattcttaataaaactttaaaaaatttctagaatttttagctcaatatttatagatttttaagatggtggccggaaCTAAAATTGCAACAATGGCGGTGTAAGTCAAGGTCATGGCTGGTTGATTTAGCAGGACCACTGTCGGTATAAAAAGCTGTCAAGTAGTTCCGTttttaataatagaaaacaaaataatactgaTTTCAAAACCTAATAagattttaatttcacaaaaTGTCGAATCGTAGAGTAAAAACCGTTACTAACAAAACTGTAAGGAATTCAAATTCCTACAACTTAgttcataaaattttttagtcaaaagtgAAAATAACcgagttagtaaaaaaaaaaccatttccaCTTAAATTCAAATGACGGCCAGCGCAAAGGCAGAACcggctgccattttgaattttgactaggataaaaaatataaaaagtggAAGGGAGTTTATGTATATTGAAAAGTACATTCCGAAATGGGAAATTGTGAAATACTTTATTTGTTATTGCGATTTTAAACCACTATCATTGTCTACAAAATATctatattcaaataattattgttaaaattaataaattgtcaaTAATCTTCAAGTAATATTAAAGTTATTGTGTACAAGTCCGAGATCTAAACCTAAATTTCAAGGACATATAATCACAATTAGAAATTAAGACGTACTGTAAAGCGGCTTTCTGGTTTTAAAATCATTTACTATGAGACACATAGCACAATTTTTGGGATTATTTTACAACCTAGAGATATGTGCGTAATGTgtgtgaatataaatatatatataaaccattgATAAGAGATTGAaagcaaatataattttaagggTTACACTATATAAAATATTCAACTAATATAACATTTACGTATTATCCAAATTTTTACACTAGTTAAAATGCATAAAATATAACATCTAAAGTAACTGTTTGTAAAAAGAAGTAAATTCACAATTCGTAGTTTTGTTCAAAAATAATTCCGTTTATTTTACAAATCACAATTTGAAAGTATATAATGGTAGCATTTTATAAACTTGTTGttccaaacacaaaaaaaaaatgtttcatacaaTACCAGAGTAACATTTACAAAGAGAAAAAGGTCAAGAGACAAATATCATATTTAAAGTTGGAGTTCCTTCAGTAGCAGGGTCTCTGGTAGAGGCCGCCCAGCCCGACACCAGCAGCGCTGGCCGAGGAGGCAGCTCCCACGCCGACAGAAGGGTATCCGTATCCTCCGATAAGGCCGCCGGAGAGACCGCCGAGTGCAGCAGCGGCGGAGGCGCTGGACGCAGCCCCGACTCCCAGCCCGGGGAGGCCGTATCCTCCCCAGACACCGCCGATACCAGAGCCGATTCCGTACCCACCAACAATACCGCCCCAAGAAGGAGCAGCGGGAGCTATGGGGGCGATTGGCAGGGTCGGTGCAATAGGTGCCACGGAGCAAGTTGGCACGATTGGTGCAACGGGGTAAGATGGCACAATAGGTGCAATAGGGTAAGATGGTGCAATAGGAGCAATAGGGTAAGATGGCACAATAGGTGCAATAGGGTAAGATGGTGCAATAGGAGCAATGGGGTAAGATGGAACAATTGGTGCAACGGGGTAAGATGGTGCGATCGGTGCCACGGAGACGTAAGGAGCTGCTGATCCATATCCATATCCAGGGTTAGATGCGCTTGCGGAAGCAGATGATGAAGAAGAAGCACTTCCAAGGCCACTAGCTGCTGAAGAGCTGGATGATGAAGAAGCTCCGGATGAACCGAGTCCTGACACAATGCCACTAGGGTAGCCATATCCTCCCCAGATGTTGCCAAGTCCCCACAGGTTGCCAACGCCGGCTCCCAAACCATACCCTCCACATCCTCCACCGTATGAGGGTATCAGTGGAGCTACTGGAGAAACAGGAGGGAGATACGACACTGGACTCGCGGGGAGATACGACACCGGACTGACGTACCCTGGGTACCCGGACGCCGCGGCTGAAGCAGCTGACGACGAAGACGCGCTGCCTCCTACTCCACTAGCGGCGGAAGAGCTGGAGGAAGACGCTGCAGAGCCAGTGGCTGCCGGTGCTGCGGTGTAGCTGGGGTAGCTCCATGGTGCGGACAGAGAGGGATACAAGAGTGGCTGGACAGCAGGAGCCACACTGGGATACCCCCAGCCGCTGTGTCCACAGCCGCACTGTCCGCTGGCGGGGATGGCCAGCAGGGCCGCCACAGCAATCACCTGCAGCCACACAACAAGGAGCTTTTAGTcagtttttaactaaataattttaaagaatgtttgtttttaaatttatttatgaaacttTTTATACTATTATGACTTTGTCTGATACCTAAATGGTTCTCAATAGTGTGTAAATTCttcatttgtttttaatatttggaaCACCATACTAAGGTTTTGATTTACGGGTAAGCTAACATATTTGCTACATTTTGAGGAGTACCTAAGTAAAGTTTATTCGCTTCCTGTAAACTATATAAAATCAAAGTTTTTGCGTTTGTGTGTATGCAAACTACAAATATCATATAAATGTTCTTCTTTGCttctttttacataaaaaaatatattttttaattattttttaaaagtttttgaatATGCTTAGtatgtaattgtttgtttataaacatgttttagtAATTGTTTCGTAAAAATAATTCTACTGCAAGCAATTACAATGTGTTTGTTCCCAAATTAGTTGAATTGTATTTCTTTTTGTCTGCGTGTATTTAAACTCATTATAAATCTTTAGTGcacttaacttttatttgcaatatttttggtatccttaaattaatttaatagattCAATTTCATTCGAATAATAGTTCACTCACAAGAGTCAAAATATGAATAAACTCTATACGTCATTTTCcatattatgaatattttaatatagtaaacgttatttttattattatactaACAATTATTTTAGATAACTTAGATTTTCTGACAAAGAAAATTCATTTACCTTGGTCAGCATGGTTGAAAATTCTTGTACGATGTATGAACTGTGTTCTCTCAGGGGTTATTCTTGACATTTATACTCTCGTTGCccagattttgtttgtttttcagaGCACAGTTGAAACccaagtttttttgtttgtttcttccGATATGGACGCAGCAGAGATATAGAGCAAATATGTTAGGACTACGCACAGGAAAAAAGCTCGAATCTTGCTTGATAACCGAGCGTTCTTATAGCTTATTCGCACAATCATATTGACTGGCATAACATCTTCagccttttcattttttttttgtttaaaatttttctctttaCATTATGGCGAATAAACAGTCTTCAATGTGTATGCGTAACCAATTGATAAAAAGTTTTGAAATGAAAACTTCCCACACTTCCCCAAATGATGAGTCTTATTACAACGCAAACAATAAGTTTTCAATATTTACCgggtataaaattatttttgttattacaaATATAATGAGTTATCTTAATTTTTCAAAGTGATGCATGTCATGCATGGTATTTTAACCTTTGGAAATTTTATATGgcacattataaaatattattaggtATCGCACATTGtcacatacttaaaaaaaataagaacaatgcaccttaaaaattttaaaatttgttctaTTACTTGTTTTGAAACAATTTGCTTTCTCAAGTTACgaagtattttaaagttgaaatgaAACATAGTAAACGTGTAAAACAACCTGTAaggtattttttacaattttatttgttcatttaaaattcaataaaaaaatatatatatggatgtaaaaataattaattatagaaCACGTATGCAAGGAATTCGTTttggtaataaatttaaaatttaaattcaatttgtAGCGCTGTGGCTATAAGGCACTAAAGCAAGCTACCTATATCAGTGTTTGGAGTAAAAGttggaaaaataaattacattctttAATTTTCTGTATTGTTTATGTATGTGTCCGTGGTCCGTGCTTCAAAGAATTGGCCTATTTTGTCTTCCAGTGATGGTCTACGAAATATAAGATGTCgtagaaaaattcaaaataattacttaCATTGGAAAAACATTTATTGGCTGCAAAATCTAGCAAAGACTTTAG of the Bacillus rossius redtenbacheri isolate Brsri chromosome 10, Brsri_v3, whole genome shotgun sequence genome contains:
- the LOC134536075 gene encoding elastin-like, producing the protein MINKVIAVAALLAIPASGQCGCGHSGWGYPSVAVQPLLYPSLSAPWSYPSYTAAPAATGSAASSSSSSAASGVGGSASSSSAASAAASGYPGYVSPVSYLPASPVSYLPPVSPVAPLIPSYGGGCGGYGLGAGIGNLWGVGNIWGGYGYPSGIVSGIGSSGASSSSSSSAASGLGSASSSSSASASASNPGYGYGLASPYVSVAPIAPSYPIAQIAPSFPVAPIVPSYPIAPIAPSFPIAPIVPSYPVAPIVPTCSVTPTLPIAPIAPAAPSWGGIVGGYGIGSGIGGVWGGYGLPGAASSASAAAALGGLSGGLIGGYGYPSVGVGAASSASAAGVGLGGLYPQPCY
- the LOC134536076 gene encoding uncharacterized protein LOC134536076 produces the protein MLTKVIAVAALLAIPASGQCGCGHSGWGYPSVAPAVQPLLYPSLSAPWSYPSYTAAPAATGSAASSSSSSAASGVGGSASSSSAASAAASGYPGYVSPVSYLPASPVSYLPPVSPVAPLIPSYGGGCGGYGLGAGVGNLWGLGNIWGGYGYPSGIVSGLGSSGASSSSSSSAASGLGSASSSSSASASASNPGYGYGSAAPYVSVAPIAPSYPVAPIVPSYPIAPIAPSYPIAPIVPSYPIAPIAPSYPIAPIVPSYPVAPIVPTCSVAPIAPTLPIAPIAPAAPSWGGIVGGYGIGSGIGGVWGGYGLPGLGVGAASSASAAAALGGLSGGLIGGYGYPSVGVGAASSASAAGVGLGGLYQRPCY